One Candidatus Woesearchaeota archaeon DNA window includes the following coding sequences:
- a CDS encoding Fe-Mn family superoxide dismutase, with translation MEHTLPALPYAIDALAPAYSQETLEFHHGKHHNAYVVNLNNLQKGTEFESMALEEIIKKSSGGIYNNSAQIWNHTFFWNCMKPNGGGEPAGALAAAITAKWGSYAAFKEAFVKSAVGNFGSGWTWLVKKADGSVDIVNMGAAGTPLTTADKALLTVDVWEHAYYIDYRNMRPKYVETFLEKLVNWSFAEANFA, from the coding sequence ATGGAACACACCTTGCCCGCCCTGCCGTATGCCATTGACGCTTTGGCACCTGCTTATTCCCAAGAAACATTGGAATTCCACCACGGCAAGCACCACAACGCTTATGTGGTCAACCTCAACAACCTGCAAAAGGGCACTGAGTTTGAAAGCATGGCGCTGGAAGAAATCATCAAAAAATCCAGCGGTGGCATTTACAACAACTCCGCCCAAATCTGGAACCACACCTTTTTCTGGAACTGCATGAAACCCAACGGTGGTGGCGAGCCTGCTGGCGCCTTGGCCGCTGCGATCACTGCGAAATGGGGCAGCTACGCCGCATTCAAGGAAGCATTTGTGAAGTCCGCCGTGGGCAACTTCGGTTCGGGCTGGACCTGGTTGGTCAAGAAAGCCGACGGTTCCGTTGACATCGTCAACATGGGTGCCGCTGGTACACCCCTCACCACCGCTGACAAAGCACTGTTGACCGTGGACGTGTGGGAACACGCGTACTACATCGACTACCGCAACATGCGCCCCAAGTATGTCGAGACCTTCCTCGAAAAGCTGGTGAACTGGAGCTTTGCAGAAGCCAACTTCGCCTGA